Proteins encoded within one genomic window of Nonomuraea gerenzanensis:
- a CDS encoding MBL fold metallo-hydrolase — MDSVQPSLSRRGFAGIAAGIGAAGLLGSAAARPADAAAAAAASGSLARVETIRLGKVTVTRVVEYSGPVGLTSRQFFPGSPEELWRENKSWLSPDFWKPGTDMVNSALQTWVLRSEGRTILIDTGAGNDKFRPYAKQWQYMDTGFLRRLSRAGVRPQDVDVVVNTHLHNDHVGWNTRREGRDWVPTFPNATYLIPKVEFDFWNPEAPVRPKYWQGNQNVWEDSVLPVREAGLVKLWEGSYTLDSSLRLDLAAGHTPGSSVIRLESGNDRAVFIGDLLHTPLQLEHPEFNSCFEEDEKQALATRRRELEWAADHKALVLPAHLPGHGAAEVERSGGNFKIKNWAGFSRI, encoded by the coding sequence ATGGACAGCGTGCAGCCTTCACTGAGCCGGCGCGGCTTCGCCGGAATCGCAGCGGGCATCGGCGCCGCCGGGCTGCTGGGCAGTGCGGCGGCCCGGCCCGCCGACGCCGCCGCGGCCGCCGCGGCCTCCGGGAGCCTGGCCCGCGTCGAGACGATCCGGCTGGGCAAGGTCACCGTCACCCGCGTCGTGGAGTACAGCGGACCCGTCGGCCTGACGTCACGCCAGTTCTTCCCCGGCAGTCCCGAGGAACTGTGGCGGGAGAACAAGAGCTGGCTGAGCCCCGACTTCTGGAAGCCGGGCACCGACATGGTCAACTCCGCTCTGCAGACCTGGGTGCTGCGCAGCGAGGGCAGGACGATCCTGATCGACACCGGCGCCGGGAACGACAAGTTCCGCCCGTACGCCAAGCAGTGGCAGTACATGGACACCGGTTTCCTGCGCCGGCTGTCCCGCGCGGGCGTCCGGCCGCAGGACGTGGACGTCGTCGTCAACACCCACCTGCACAACGACCACGTCGGGTGGAACACCCGGCGCGAGGGCCGCGACTGGGTGCCCACCTTCCCCAACGCCACCTACCTGATCCCGAAGGTCGAGTTCGACTTCTGGAACCCCGAGGCCCCGGTCCGGCCGAAGTACTGGCAGGGCAACCAGAACGTCTGGGAGGACAGCGTCCTCCCGGTGCGCGAGGCGGGCCTGGTGAAGCTGTGGGAGGGCTCGTACACCCTCGACTCCAGCCTGAGGCTGGACCTCGCCGCCGGGCACACGCCCGGCTCGTCCGTGATCCGGCTGGAGTCGGGCAACGACAGAGCGGTGTTCATCGGCGACCTGCTCCACACGCCGCTGCAGCTCGAACACCCCGAGTTCAACAGCTGCTTCGAGGAGGACGAGAAGCAGGCGCTCGCGACGCGGCGCCGCGAGCTGGAGTGGGCGGCCGATCACAAGGCCCTCGTCCTGCCCGCGCACCTTCCCGGCCACGGCGCGGCCGAGGTGGAGCGCAGCGGCGGCAACTTCAAGATCAAGAACTGGGCGGGTTTCAGCCGCATCTGA
- a CDS encoding carboxylesterase/lipase family protein, translating to MNHRPGPVVTTAQGAVRGLRGGGTRTFLNVPYAAPPRGAGRFAAPRPHEPWDGVRDATAPGPNAPQSERKLGTVDMSPYFGAGWSRGEDYLTVNVHAPAEGGGGLPVMVFVHGGGFVAGSTRSTLYDGSAFARDGVVLVTLNYRLGIAGFLELPGAPANRGLLDVVAALRWVRENIAAFGGDPGNVTLFGQSAGATIVGGVLATPGAAGLFRRAIVQSGSGLGAFTAEQAARVTKAAAEALGVGPDAGAFAGVCDERLVEAASRLTGLDLRTERHRDPLIGLSPFSLVLDTQPAASVAAGLGAGVDLLVGTNAEEGNLYLVPVGRYATSTAADVHEAAARSHPGPARLVEAYRASRPGASFAELRSAIMGDALFGAGSRALAGAHAAHPGSGTYAYEFAWRSQALGGELGAAHAVELPFVFDVADRPELNGPNAMLGPGKAPAELAARVHETWIRFARTGDPGWEPYDAERRATMRIDTEWTQVDDPRARERRAWNL from the coding sequence GTGAACCACCGCCCCGGCCCCGTCGTCACCACCGCGCAGGGAGCCGTGCGCGGCCTGCGCGGAGGCGGGACCCGCACTTTCCTGAACGTCCCGTACGCCGCCCCGCCCCGCGGCGCGGGGCGTTTCGCCGCGCCGCGTCCGCACGAGCCGTGGGACGGTGTGCGGGACGCCACGGCGCCGGGCCCCAACGCGCCGCAGTCCGAACGCAAGCTGGGCACGGTGGACATGTCCCCCTACTTCGGCGCCGGTTGGAGCCGCGGAGAGGATTACCTCACCGTCAACGTCCACGCGCCCGCCGAGGGCGGCGGCGGGCTGCCGGTCATGGTGTTCGTCCACGGCGGCGGGTTCGTCGCCGGCTCGACGCGGTCCACGCTGTACGACGGCTCGGCGTTCGCCCGCGACGGCGTCGTCCTGGTCACCCTCAACTACCGGCTCGGCATCGCCGGGTTCCTCGAGCTCCCCGGGGCGCCCGCCAACCGCGGCCTGCTGGACGTGGTCGCCGCGCTGCGCTGGGTGCGGGAGAACATCGCCGCCTTCGGCGGTGACCCGGGCAACGTCACCCTCTTCGGGCAGTCGGCCGGGGCGACCATCGTCGGCGGCGTCCTCGCCACCCCCGGCGCCGCCGGGCTGTTCCGGCGGGCGATCGTGCAGAGCGGCAGCGGCCTGGGCGCGTTCACCGCCGAGCAGGCCGCCCGCGTCACCAAGGCGGCGGCCGAGGCCCTGGGCGTCGGGCCCGACGCCGGCGCGTTCGCGGGCGTCTGCGACGAGCGCCTGGTCGAGGCCGCCTCCCGGCTCACGGGCCTCGACCTGCGGACCGAGAGGCACCGTGACCCGCTGATCGGGCTCAGCCCCTTCAGCCTCGTCCTCGACACCCAGCCCGCCGCATCCGTCGCCGCCGGCCTGGGCGCCGGCGTCGATCTGCTCGTCGGCACCAACGCCGAAGAGGGCAACCTGTACCTGGTCCCGGTGGGCAGGTACGCCACCTCGACGGCCGCCGACGTCCACGAGGCGGCGGCGCGCTCCCACCCTGGTCCGGCGCGGCTCGTCGAGGCCTACCGCGCGTCGCGCCCCGGCGCGTCGTTCGCCGAACTGCGCTCCGCCATCATGGGCGATGCCCTGTTCGGCGCGGGCAGCCGCGCCCTGGCCGGCGCGCACGCCGCCCATCCCGGCTCGGGCACCTACGCCTACGAGTTCGCCTGGCGCTCGCAGGCCCTGGGCGGAGAGCTCGGCGCCGCCCACGCGGTCGAGCTGCCCTTCGTCTTCGACGTGGCGGATCGGCCCGAGCTGAACGGCCCGAACGCCATGCTCGGCCCCGGCAAGGCCCCCGCGGAACTCGCCGCCCGCGTCCACGAGACCTGGATCCGGTTCGCCAGGACCGGCGACCCCGGCTGGGAGCCGTACGACGCCGAGCGCAGGGCGACCATGCGCATCGACACGGAGTGGACCCAGGTCGACGACCCCCGCGCCCGGGAACGCCGCGCCTGGAACCTCTGA
- a CDS encoding helix-turn-helix transcriptional regulator, with protein sequence MVNTSARLLRLLSLLSTRQSWTCADLAARLEITERTVRRDIARLRELGYGIESEMGPWGGYHLGPGTSIPPLILDEEEALAVAVGLRTAAFSGVSGSDQAALSALLKLRQVLPARIADRLGELDAAFTHTARPDDSQISPALLLDLATACRRGERTQVTYRDGAGTTSTRRVDPYRLLYTGRRWYLLAYDLTRQDWRTFRTDRIIDATATGQATALPDPPDPAQLVSTGIALRPYPVRVTIRLHVPADEARRLVPPTVGVHHPDGDDATIIDIGGPDADGLARYLLSLGRPLQILHPEEVRQAFLTRTRQLLEDNQ encoded by the coding sequence ATGGTCAACACCTCGGCGCGGCTGCTGCGGCTGCTGTCTTTGCTGTCGACGCGGCAGTCCTGGACGTGCGCTGATCTGGCCGCCCGGCTGGAGATCACCGAACGGACGGTTCGCCGGGACATCGCCCGGCTCCGCGAACTCGGCTACGGCATCGAATCGGAGATGGGCCCCTGGGGCGGCTACCACCTCGGGCCCGGAACCAGCATTCCGCCACTGATCCTGGACGAGGAGGAGGCCCTCGCGGTCGCTGTCGGGCTGCGCACCGCCGCCTTCAGCGGAGTCTCCGGCAGCGACCAGGCAGCCCTGTCGGCGCTGCTGAAACTACGCCAGGTGCTGCCGGCCAGGATCGCCGACCGGCTCGGAGAGCTGGACGCCGCGTTCACCCACACCGCACGACCCGACGACAGCCAGATCTCCCCCGCGCTGCTGCTCGACCTGGCCACCGCGTGCCGGCGAGGCGAACGCACCCAGGTGACCTACCGCGACGGGGCCGGAACGACGTCCACCCGACGAGTGGACCCCTACCGGCTCCTCTACACCGGCCGCCGCTGGTATCTCCTCGCCTACGACCTGACCCGGCAGGACTGGCGCACCTTCCGTACCGATCGCATCATCGATGCCACAGCCACCGGGCAAGCCACCGCCCTGCCCGACCCGCCGGATCCAGCCCAGCTGGTCAGCACGGGCATCGCGCTGAGGCCCTACCCGGTGCGGGTGACCATCCGCCTGCACGTACCGGCCGATGAGGCCCGCAGGCTGGTACCACCAACGGTCGGCGTCCACCATCCGGACGGCGACGACGCCACCATCATCGACATCGGCGGGCCAGACGCCGACGGCCTGGCCCGCTATCTGCTCAGCCTCGGCCGGCCCCTGCAGATACTGCACCCAGAAGAGGTCCGCCAGGCATTCCTCACCCGCACACGACAACTTCTCGAGGACAACCAGTAG
- a CDS encoding carboxymuconolactone decarboxylase family protein encodes MKGVANFDVITAIQHLQKAINAGGVDPLVLELVHLRASQINGCSPCVFAGVQSAKKHGESEERLHSVVAWREAPFFTEQERAVLALTEAATRIQDGAPGVTDEIWDAAATHVDEKQMSAIILNIAITNFFNRINHTLREPAGKAW; translated from the coding sequence ATGAAGGGTGTGGCGAATTTCGACGTGATCACCGCGATCCAGCATCTGCAGAAGGCGATCAACGCCGGTGGAGTTGACCCGCTCGTGCTCGAGCTGGTCCATCTGCGGGCCAGCCAGATCAACGGCTGCAGCCCGTGTGTGTTCGCCGGCGTCCAGTCGGCGAAGAAGCATGGAGAGAGTGAGGAACGGCTGCACAGCGTGGTCGCCTGGCGCGAGGCCCCGTTCTTCACCGAGCAGGAGCGGGCGGTGCTCGCGCTGACCGAGGCCGCCACCCGGATCCAGGACGGCGCGCCGGGCGTGACCGACGAGATCTGGGACGCTGCTGCCACCCATGTCGACGAGAAGCAGATGTCGGCGATCATCTTGAACATCGCGATCACCAACTTCTTCAACCGGATCAATCACACGCTTCGGGAGCCAGCCGGCAAGGCCTGGTGA
- a CDS encoding YdeI/OmpD-associated family protein translates to MSDELLELTVTDARAWREWLSRHHDSSAGVWLVLAKQNTTRPTSLTYDQALDEALCHGWIDGRLRRRDEITFCRRFTPRGRHSPWSVRNVSLVTRLISEGLMHPAGMTQVEHAKADGRWEAAYAGQAGIEVPADLAAALAANPQAQAMFDILTAQNRYAVLYRITIAERAETRARRITQFVDMLARGETIHPQKRALSR, encoded by the coding sequence ATGAGCGACGAACTACTGGAACTGACCGTTACCGATGCCCGGGCCTGGCGGGAGTGGCTCAGCAGGCATCACGACAGCTCGGCAGGGGTGTGGCTGGTCCTCGCCAAGCAGAACACGACCCGGCCCACCAGCCTGACCTATGACCAGGCGCTCGACGAAGCCCTGTGCCACGGCTGGATCGACGGCCGGCTACGACGACGGGACGAGATCACCTTCTGCCGGCGCTTCACCCCGCGCGGAAGGCACAGTCCCTGGTCAGTACGGAACGTTTCCCTCGTCACCCGTCTGATCAGCGAGGGCCTGATGCATCCGGCCGGAATGACCCAGGTCGAACACGCCAAGGCCGACGGACGCTGGGAGGCGGCCTACGCGGGACAAGCCGGCATCGAGGTACCGGCCGACCTGGCCGCCGCATTGGCCGCGAACCCCCAGGCACAAGCGATGTTCGACATCCTCACCGCCCAGAACCGCTACGCCGTTCTCTACCGGATCACGATCGCCGAACGCGCCGAGACCCGAGCCCGCCGTATCACCCAGTTCGTTGACATGCTCGCCCGCGGCGAGACGATCCACCCACAAAAGCGCGCCCTCAGCAGGTGA
- a CDS encoding phytoene desaturase family protein — MRDEADAVVIGAGINGLVAAAELAGAGWTVVLLETRDRLGGFIDSEEFTIPGHVHDTFSSWHPLFVGGGAYAGLGAALHERGLEYANTDDAVTASISERGVVIADRDPEATVARLAHSADQAAYRTMLEELERRAGVVFGVLGSELRARDVARLGASALRSLGMSGAVELARVAVQSGRGFVRERFTGWEADQLWTPWLLHAGLGPDQAGGGMMLPVMAATVHRIGLPVVKGGARQFVAAFERLLADRGVEIRLGVHAERIEVSGGRAVAVHAGGLRIAARKAVLASTSTGDLYDRLLDRGASREDGRRAARLHRPGRAAMQIHLALDERLRWSDTRLDQVPLVHISNGADSTGMACAQAEAGLLPAAPTVVVGQQTVLDPSRAPEGAGTLWIQLQELPFAPRGDAAGEIDVADAWSEEVVAAYVDRVIKRIAPFAPGLRDSIRASVALPPPTLLAANPNAVAGDPYGGSAELDQSFWWRPGTGTGHRTGFGGLWQIGAFTHPGAGLGGGSGHIVAQQLLSTGSVRSRIRRLRGGLGR; from the coding sequence GTGCGCGACGAAGCCGATGCCGTAGTGATCGGAGCGGGCATCAACGGCCTGGTGGCCGCGGCCGAGCTAGCGGGCGCGGGATGGACGGTGGTGCTGCTCGAAACGCGCGACCGTCTCGGCGGGTTCATCGACTCTGAGGAGTTCACCATCCCCGGGCACGTCCACGACACGTTCTCGTCGTGGCATCCACTGTTCGTCGGAGGCGGCGCATACGCCGGCCTCGGCGCGGCGCTCCACGAGCGCGGCCTGGAGTACGCCAACACGGACGACGCCGTGACCGCGTCGATCTCCGAGCGTGGCGTCGTCATCGCCGACCGGGACCCGGAGGCGACCGTCGCCCGTCTGGCCCACTCTGCCGATCAGGCGGCGTACCGCACCATGCTCGAGGAGCTCGAGCGGCGTGCGGGCGTCGTGTTCGGCGTGCTCGGCTCGGAATTGCGCGCCCGGGACGTCGCGCGGCTCGGTGCGTCCGCGCTGCGGAGCCTGGGCATGAGCGGCGCGGTGGAGCTGGCCCGGGTCGCCGTGCAGAGCGGCCGCGGCTTCGTACGCGAGCGTTTCACCGGGTGGGAGGCCGACCAGCTCTGGACACCATGGCTGTTGCACGCTGGGCTCGGCCCCGACCAGGCCGGCGGCGGCATGATGCTGCCGGTGATGGCGGCCACCGTGCACCGCATCGGCCTTCCGGTGGTGAAGGGCGGAGCGCGGCAGTTCGTCGCGGCCTTCGAGCGCCTGCTCGCCGACCGTGGCGTCGAGATCCGTCTGGGTGTCCACGCCGAGCGGATCGAGGTCTCCGGCGGCCGTGCGGTCGCCGTCCACGCCGGCGGCCTGCGTATCGCCGCCCGCAAGGCGGTGCTGGCCTCGACCTCGACCGGCGATCTCTACGACAGGCTGCTGGACCGCGGCGCCTCAAGGGAAGACGGGCGGCGTGCGGCACGGCTGCACCGGCCGGGGCGGGCCGCCATGCAGATCCACCTCGCCCTCGACGAGCGGCTGCGGTGGAGCGATACCCGCCTGGACCAGGTGCCACTGGTGCACATCTCGAACGGTGCCGACAGCACCGGCATGGCCTGTGCCCAGGCCGAAGCCGGGTTGCTGCCCGCTGCACCTACGGTCGTCGTGGGACAGCAGACGGTCCTCGACCCCAGCCGCGCGCCGGAGGGCGCCGGCACGCTGTGGATCCAGCTCCAGGAGCTGCCGTTCGCTCCGCGCGGCGACGCCGCGGGCGAGATCGACGTGGCCGATGCGTGGAGCGAGGAAGTCGTGGCGGCATACGTGGACCGGGTGATCAAGCGGATCGCGCCATTCGCCCCCGGTCTTCGCGACAGCATCCGCGCCAGCGTCGCCTTGCCGCCGCCCACCCTGCTCGCCGCGAATCCGAACGCGGTCGCGGGTGACCCGTATGGCGGCTCCGCCGAACTCGACCAGAGCTTCTGGTGGCGTCCCGGCACCGGGACCGGCCACCGGACGGGCTTTGGCGGGCTCTGGCAGATAGGCGCCTTCACCCATCCTGGCGCCGGTCTCGGAGGCGGCTCGGGACACATCGTGGCGCAGCAGCTCCTCTCGACCGGCAGCGTCCGATCCAGGATTCGTCGCCTTCGCGGTGGCCTCGGGCGATGA
- a CDS encoding oxidoreductase — protein sequence MIVNELLTPVTVGDLELPNRLVMAPMTRNRARGGLVGELTAEYYAQRAAAGLIITEGTQPCVIGQGYLDTPGLHTPAQVSAWRLVTDAVHRRGGRIAVQIMHSGRIGHPCLYPAGELPLAPSAIRSGERLHTPAGLLEHPTPREMTLADIDQAIEDFASAARLAMAAGFDAIGPHRTGLRISPGITYNGMNESDTELLYTQLARALAPHDLAYVHVSENDTREITKLIREHWSGPLILNPHPWRGDEPAGPADGIEALRSGLADAISFGRLWLANPDLPTRIAAGGPYTEADPSTFYGGDHRGYTDYPVLSPSGADR from the coding sequence ATGATCGTGAACGAGCTTCTCACGCCTGTCACCGTCGGCGACCTGGAGCTGCCGAACCGCCTGGTCATGGCGCCCATGACGCGCAACCGGGCGCGTGGCGGGCTCGTCGGCGAGCTGACCGCCGAGTACTACGCCCAGCGCGCCGCCGCCGGCCTGATCATCACCGAGGGCACCCAGCCCTGCGTGATCGGCCAGGGCTACCTCGACACCCCCGGCCTGCACACGCCGGCGCAGGTGTCGGCCTGGCGGCTGGTCACCGACGCGGTGCACCGGCGAGGCGGCCGCATCGCGGTGCAGATCATGCACTCCGGGCGGATCGGCCATCCCTGCCTGTATCCGGCGGGCGAGCTGCCTCTCGCACCGTCGGCGATCCGCTCAGGGGAGCGGCTCCACACCCCCGCAGGGCTGCTGGAGCACCCGACGCCGCGGGAGATGACGCTCGCCGACATCGACCAGGCCATCGAGGACTTCGCCTCCGCGGCCCGGCTGGCGATGGCGGCCGGGTTCGACGCGATCGGGCCGCACCGCACCGGCCTGCGCATCTCCCCCGGCATCACCTACAACGGCATGAACGAGAGCGACACGGAGCTGCTCTACACGCAACTGGCCCGCGCGCTGGCCCCGCACGACCTGGCGTACGTGCACGTCTCGGAGAACGACACCCGCGAGATCACCAAACTCATCCGCGAGCACTGGAGCGGCCCGCTCATCCTCAACCCGCACCCATGGCGCGGCGACGAACCGGCCGGCCCCGCCGACGGGATCGAGGCGCTGCGCTCCGGCCTGGCCGACGCGATCTCCTTCGGCCGGCTGTGGCTGGCCAACCCCGACCTGCCCACCAGGATCGCGGCGGGCGGACCGTACACCGAGGCCGACCCGAGCACCTTCTACGGCGGCGACCACCGCGGCTACACCGACTACCCGGTGCTCTCCCCCAGCGGGGCCGACCGATGA
- a CDS encoding helix-turn-helix domain-containing protein produces MTSSAHQEAPVAGSPGLEQEIGATIREARRRAGITMTALASATGLSQAFLSHLETGRSAPSVATLYRLAQALNVLPQDLLPRPSGRDLVITRRGDGPRLTGTERGGAGGDFRLLAGEPDGLIKANEVTAMPNTPAGDWFEHPGEDLVVVIGGTLRIEFRDWQAVQLNDGDSIWYKGLQPHRWSFPSEQPTRLFLVTAQHRQDHP; encoded by the coding sequence GTGACATCATCGGCCCACCAGGAAGCGCCCGTCGCCGGCTCACCCGGCCTGGAGCAGGAGATCGGCGCGACGATCCGGGAGGCTCGCCGGCGGGCTGGGATCACCATGACGGCGCTCGCCTCCGCGACTGGGCTTTCCCAGGCGTTCCTGAGCCACCTGGAGACGGGGCGGTCCGCTCCCAGCGTCGCCACGCTCTACCGGCTGGCCCAAGCGCTTAACGTGCTCCCGCAGGATCTTCTCCCTCGGCCATCAGGACGAGACCTGGTCATCACCCGGAGAGGGGACGGTCCACGGCTCACCGGAACCGAGCGAGGCGGTGCCGGCGGAGACTTCAGGCTCCTGGCCGGCGAACCGGACGGCCTCATCAAGGCCAACGAGGTCACAGCCATGCCGAACACCCCGGCGGGCGACTGGTTCGAGCATCCGGGCGAAGACCTGGTCGTCGTCATCGGCGGCACCCTGCGCATCGAGTTCCGCGACTGGCAGGCCGTCCAGCTCAACGACGGTGACTCGATCTGGTACAAGGGCCTCCAGCCACACCGCTGGAGCTTCCCATCCGAGCAGCCGACCCGGCTGTTCCTGGTGACGGCTCAACACCGGCAAGACCACCCATAG